The Spirosoma foliorum genome has a window encoding:
- a CDS encoding Bax inhibitor-1/YccA family protein codes for MESQSYPERQYPFLTADQIKREQAAFMTQVYGWMTVALLITASVSVWVASTPALLNIIFGSRVVFYALLIGEVLLVMYLSAAVQRVSAQAATAMFLGYAVMNGLTLASIFMLYTGGSIASTFFVTAGTFGAMSAFGYFTKRDLTSMGGFLMMALIGLIIASLVNLFWQNETLYWIATYAGVLIFVGLTAYDTQKIKEMNVIGNAGTDEDRKEAIMGALRLYLDFINMFLYLLRLFGRRR; via the coding sequence ATGGAATCACAATCCTACCCTGAACGACAATACCCTTTTCTAACAGCCGATCAGATAAAACGTGAGCAGGCTGCTTTCATGACCCAGGTTTACGGCTGGATGACCGTAGCCCTGCTTATAACGGCCTCTGTTTCGGTCTGGGTGGCCAGTACGCCTGCCTTGCTGAATATTATTTTTGGAAGTCGCGTGGTTTTTTACGCGTTACTGATTGGTGAAGTACTGCTGGTGATGTATTTATCGGCAGCCGTGCAACGCGTATCGGCGCAGGCGGCAACCGCTATGTTTTTGGGCTATGCCGTTATGAACGGCCTGACACTGGCGTCGATTTTTATGCTCTATACCGGCGGTTCGATCGCTTCCACCTTCTTTGTTACGGCCGGGACATTCGGAGCTATGAGCGCTTTTGGGTATTTCACCAAACGTGACCTGACGTCAATGGGTGGCTTTCTGATGATGGCCCTCATTGGCTTGATTATCGCTTCGCTGGTCAATCTATTCTGGCAAAACGAGACGCTGTACTGGATTGCTACGTATGCTGGCGTTCTGATTTTCGTAGGGCTGACTGCATATGATACGCAGAAGATCAAAGAAATGAACGTGATCGGGAATGCTGGTACCGATGAAGATCGTAAGGAAGCTATTATGGGTGCCCTGCGGCTCTATCTGGATTTCATTAATATGTTTCTCTACTTGCTGCGCCTGTTTGGTCGTAGACGGTAG
- a CDS encoding restriction endonuclease, which yields MKFIVSSSVLLKNLQHIKSVVATNPIVPILENFLFRIQDGTLNIQVDDKKPLKLNEIGITAVIILNELRRTSQIDEVDELILEIYKDNKKIQSIHHYDFERIVRKLFVGLGYNVTPTKRTRDGGYDMIAVQEGLIPTAHLIECKTRKKAPLGIELVERFLFKINELKASSGVIITNFRFSKEVIKKYATKAYQHYLKLIDGQELLTMVNSYVARFLSYSL from the coding sequence ATGAAGTTTATTGTATCCTCTTCAGTACTTCTAAAAAATCTACAGCATATTAAAAGCGTAGTGGCTACAAATCCAATTGTACCGATTTTAGAGAATTTTTTATTCAGAATTCAAGATGGAACGCTTAACATTCAAGTAGACGATAAAAAGCCATTAAAGCTTAATGAGATCGGTATTACTGCAGTTATAATACTTAATGAACTGAGAAGAACATCACAAATAGATGAAGTTGATGAACTGATTTTAGAAATCTATAAAGACAACAAAAAGATACAAAGCATACATCATTATGATTTTGAGAGGATTGTTAGAAAACTCTTTGTTGGCTTAGGTTATAATGTAACTCCTACTAAAAGAACTAGGGATGGCGGATATGATATGATAGCTGTACAGGAAGGTCTTATCCCAACAGCGCACCTAATCGAATGTAAAACTCGTAAGAAAGCCCCTTTAGGTATTGAACTAGTTGAACGTTTTTTATTTAAAATCAATGAGCTAAAAGCTAGTAGTGGAGTAATTATTACGAATTTCAGATTCTCCAAAGAGGTTATAAAAAAATATGCAACTAAAGCGTATCAACATTATCTTAAGCTAATCGATGGTCAAGAGTTATTAACAATGGTAAATAGTTATGTGGCTAGGTTTCTTAGTTACTCCCTATAA
- the clpB gene encoding ATP-dependent chaperone ClpB has translation MDFKNYTIKAQEVVQKASEIALGNGQQSIETGHLLQAILSEDENVVGFIAKKTSINLQNTSAALEAILTTYPKVSGGNGSVYLSNDSAAALAKASNYTKEFGDEFVSVELMLLGLMAGKDQIATLLKDAGFNEKQTKAAINELRKGNSVKDQNAEAKYQSLERFSINLNERARTGKIDPVIGRDEEIRRVLQILSRRTKNNPILLGEPGVGKTAIVEGLAQRIVSGDVPENLKSKTIVSLDMGLLIAGAKYKGEFEERLKAVIKEVTDSDGQIILFIDEIHTLVGAGAGGEGAMDAANLLKPALSRGELHTIGATTLKEYQKYIEKDKALERRFQAVIVDEPDMADAISILRGIKEKYELHHGVRIKDDAVIAAVELSTRYITDRFLPDKAIDLMDEAAAKLRLEMDSVPEELDELNRRIMQLEIEREAIRRENDKEKETVLNKQIEDLSEQRNDLKARWETEKASVNEGRTLKEQLDKLRLEADQAERAGDYGKVAEIRYGRIPEIETKLNSLAEEGADKGSSDRMMQEEVTAEDIAEVVAKWTGIPVSKMLQSDREKLLNLEKELGKRVAGQAEAIEVVADAVRRSRAGMQDPQRPIGSFIFLGTTGVGKTEVARTLAEYLFNDESAMVRIDMSEYQERHAVSRLIGAPPGYVGYDEGGQLTEAVRRKPYSVVLLDEIEKAHPDVWNILLQVLDEGRLTDNKGRVANFKNTIIIMTSNIGSHLIQEKFAEDEGWNHSLVLEEAKSAVMELLKQTIRPEFLNRIDEIVMFEPLTRANIRKIVDIQFRGIKQRLAENGIQLDATDEALSKIGEEGFDPVFGARPLKRVLQRRVLNELSKAILANEVKKDSVVLMELNDDGEIAFTNLDTHIENL, from the coding sequence ATGGACTTTAAGAATTACACCATAAAAGCACAAGAGGTCGTTCAGAAGGCATCGGAGATTGCCCTCGGCAACGGCCAGCAAAGTATTGAAACAGGGCATTTGCTACAGGCCATTCTGTCGGAGGATGAAAATGTAGTTGGTTTCATCGCTAAGAAGACTAGCATCAACTTACAGAATACCAGTGCCGCTTTAGAAGCCATTCTGACCACTTACCCAAAGGTATCAGGCGGTAACGGAAGCGTCTATTTAAGCAACGACTCAGCCGCAGCGCTGGCTAAAGCCAGCAATTACACCAAAGAGTTCGGCGACGAATTTGTTAGCGTTGAGCTAATGTTGCTGGGACTTATGGCGGGCAAAGACCAAATTGCAACGTTATTGAAGGATGCCGGTTTCAATGAGAAGCAAACGAAAGCGGCTATCAACGAACTTAGAAAAGGAAATTCGGTGAAAGACCAAAACGCAGAAGCGAAATATCAATCCTTAGAACGATTCAGTATTAACCTCAACGAGCGGGCTCGTACCGGCAAAATTGACCCAGTCATTGGTCGCGATGAAGAAATTCGTCGGGTGTTGCAGATTCTGAGCCGCCGTACCAAAAACAATCCAATCCTGCTCGGTGAGCCGGGCGTTGGTAAGACTGCCATTGTGGAAGGGCTGGCCCAACGGATCGTATCGGGCGACGTACCTGAAAACCTGAAAAGCAAAACCATCGTTTCGCTGGATATGGGCTTGCTCATTGCTGGTGCCAAATACAAAGGCGAGTTCGAAGAACGTTTGAAAGCAGTTATTAAGGAGGTAACTGATTCTGACGGGCAGATTATCCTGTTTATCGACGAAATTCATACCCTTGTAGGTGCAGGGGCTGGTGGCGAAGGTGCCATGGATGCCGCGAACCTGCTGAAACCTGCTCTGTCGCGGGGCGAATTGCATACGATTGGAGCCACCACGCTGAAAGAGTATCAGAAATACATTGAGAAAGATAAAGCGCTCGAACGCCGGTTCCAGGCTGTTATAGTCGATGAACCTGACATGGCCGATGCCATTTCGATCCTGCGTGGTATCAAAGAAAAATACGAACTCCACCACGGTGTTCGGATTAAGGACGACGCGGTTATTGCTGCTGTCGAACTCTCGACTCGCTATATCACCGATCGTTTTCTGCCCGATAAAGCCATTGACTTAATGGACGAGGCAGCCGCCAAACTCCGGTTGGAAATGGATTCGGTTCCCGAAGAACTCGATGAGTTGAATAGGCGCATCATGCAGTTGGAAATTGAACGGGAAGCTATCCGTCGCGAAAACGACAAAGAAAAGGAAACCGTACTGAACAAACAGATCGAAGATCTGAGTGAACAACGAAACGACCTGAAAGCCAGATGGGAAACCGAAAAAGCATCGGTCAACGAAGGTCGGACATTGAAGGAGCAACTCGACAAATTGCGTCTGGAAGCCGACCAGGCCGAACGCGCTGGTGACTATGGTAAAGTAGCCGAAATTCGGTACGGACGCATTCCTGAAATTGAAACAAAGCTGAATAGCCTGGCTGAAGAAGGGGCTGATAAAGGTTCATCGGACCGGATGATGCAGGAGGAAGTTACGGCTGAGGATATTGCCGAAGTTGTGGCAAAATGGACGGGCATTCCGGTCTCGAAAATGCTGCAAAGCGACCGCGAGAAACTGCTTAATCTGGAGAAAGAACTAGGCAAACGTGTAGCTGGACAAGCCGAAGCCATTGAAGTAGTGGCCGATGCCGTCCGTCGGAGCCGGGCCGGTATGCAAGACCCCCAACGTCCCATCGGTTCGTTTATCTTCCTGGGTACCACAGGGGTTGGTAAAACCGAAGTGGCCCGAACACTGGCCGAATATCTGTTCAACGATGAGAGCGCTATGGTACGGATCGACATGTCGGAGTACCAGGAACGCCATGCAGTGAGCCGCTTAATTGGTGCCCCTCCGGGCTATGTAGGCTACGACGAAGGCGGTCAGTTAACTGAAGCTGTTCGCCGGAAACCATATTCCGTTGTGTTGCTTGACGAGATCGAAAAAGCGCACCCCGACGTCTGGAACATCTTGTTGCAAGTGCTCGATGAAGGTCGCCTGACCGATAACAAAGGTCGCGTAGCCAATTTCAAGAACACGATCATCATCATGACCTCGAACATCGGTAGCCATCTGATTCAGGAGAAATTTGCCGAAGACGAAGGCTGGAATCACTCGCTGGTACTGGAAGAAGCGAAATCGGCCGTGATGGAGTTGTTGAAACAAACCATCCGTCCTGAGTTCCTCAACCGGATCGATGAAATTGTGATGTTCGAACCGCTGACAAGAGCTAACATTCGTAAGATTGTGGACATTCAGTTCCGGGGCATCAAACAGCGTCTGGCCGAAAACGGCATCCAACTCGATGCCACCGACGAAGCCTTGAGCAAAATCGGTGAAGAAGGATTCGACCCCGTCTTTGGCGCCCGTCCGCTGAAACGAGTGTTGCAACGCCGAGTCCTCAATGAACTCTCGAAAGCCATTCTGGCGAACGAAGTCAAAAAAGATTCGGTCGTTCTGATGGAGTTGAACGACGACGGCGAGATTGCCTTCACGAATCTGGACACGCACATCGAAAATTTGTAA
- the tnpA gene encoding IS200/IS605 family transposase, with protein MPNTYTQLYVQIVFAVKGRQNLISSEHKNDLHSYITAIVQNRGAKLLAIHCMPDHAHLFIGFGPTLTISDLVRDVKASSSGFIKEKGWSQKFAWQEGYGAFTYGQSQVKDVIQYVLNQEEHHRKRTFREEYLTFLKRFEVPYEPKYIFDFYE; from the coding sequence ATGCCTAACACTTATACCCAGCTTTATGTCCAAATTGTCTTTGCTGTTAAAGGGCGTCAAAATCTTATTTCCAGTGAACACAAGAATGACCTGCATAGCTACATAACCGCCATTGTCCAAAACCGCGGAGCTAAGTTATTAGCCATCCATTGCATGCCTGATCATGCTCATTTATTCATTGGTTTTGGGCCCACGCTTACCATATCCGATTTAGTACGTGATGTAAAGGCATCCTCATCAGGCTTCATTAAGGAGAAAGGATGGTCTCAAAAGTTTGCTTGGCAGGAAGGTTATGGCGCTTTTACCTATGGCCAATCGCAGGTAAAAGATGTGATTCAATATGTACTGAATCAGGAAGAACATCACAGAAAACGAACTTTCCGAGAAGAGTATTTGACATTTTTAAAGCGTTTCGAAGTGCCCTATGAACCAAAATATATTTTCGATTTCTACGAGTAG
- a CDS encoding tryptophan-rich sensory protein, which translates to MKNSSFWRIATAAFAVGSIIYTTVSSSRARQESKARKEAEKGGLAYEYDVPEEYEQVFEKNMIVPAGWAFGAVWSTIYSGLTALLVHQALPSQEHNPRYEKALPWWWASWSLNAIFGRFFSENDPRSIVISDLTTKFNLPAALALHQSLEIGKTDVPSPEKYLRIPVSLYAGWLTAATVVGTPNTILTLNAWKPDEERDEPISAGILATTALAGYFIARRLNDPWYMLPFVAGFAGIASRQWSKEPIVGQTAGALATVYAALLAYWLPKGKFHDYDNFVVYDAEAEVLAGPVETREPHQAEIARERMKPIEAEGLD; encoded by the coding sequence ATGAAAAACTCTTCATTCTGGCGAATTGCGACAGCCGCCTTCGCCGTTGGCAGTATCATTTACACAACCGTATCGAGCAGTCGGGCACGGCAGGAAAGTAAGGCCAGAAAAGAAGCCGAGAAAGGCGGACTGGCCTACGAATACGATGTGCCAGAAGAATATGAGCAAGTGTTCGAAAAGAACATGATCGTTCCGGCAGGCTGGGCCTTTGGTGCTGTGTGGTCTACCATTTACTCTGGTCTGACCGCCCTACTAGTGCACCAGGCATTGCCTTCGCAGGAGCACAACCCGCGTTACGAAAAGGCACTACCCTGGTGGTGGGCCAGCTGGTCGCTCAACGCTATTTTCGGGCGGTTCTTTTCGGAGAATGATCCACGGAGCATTGTCATTTCCGACCTCACTACGAAGTTTAATTTACCAGCGGCTTTAGCATTACACCAGAGCCTGGAAATTGGTAAAACCGATGTGCCTTCGCCCGAAAAATACCTTCGCATTCCGGTAAGCCTGTATGCTGGCTGGCTCACGGCCGCTACCGTTGTGGGTACGCCCAACACGATACTAACGCTGAATGCCTGGAAACCTGATGAGGAACGAGATGAACCAATATCGGCAGGTATTCTGGCCACCACAGCACTGGCAGGTTATTTTATTGCCCGACGGCTGAATGACCCCTGGTACATGCTCCCATTCGTAGCTGGCTTTGCCGGAATTGCCAGTCGACAGTGGTCGAAAGAGCCTATTGTTGGTCAGACAGCCGGTGCACTAGCAACGGTTTATGCCGCTTTACTGGCTTACTGGCTCCCCAAAGGCAAATTCCACGATTACGACAATTTTGTTGTGTACGATGCCGAAGCTGAAGTACTGGCAGGTCCCGTTGAAACCAGAGAACCCCATCAAGCCGAAATCGCCCGCGAGCGCATGAAGCCTATAGAAGCTGAAGGGTTGGATTGA
- a CDS encoding SDR family NAD(P)-dependent oxidoreductase: MNTGTGKTALITGASSGIGQELAKLFAQDGYNLILVARSDDKLDRLADVFKSNYGTQEITVIGKDLATEDAAQDVYNQVKAKGLAVDVLVNDAGVGLYGLFATDTDWEREKAMIHLNVLTLTQMTKLFLYDMLARNEGKILNLASLLSITPTPLMAVYAGTKAYVYNFTQSLINEVKDTHVTITALLPNATDTDFFFKAGAENTKVTDEVQDPVMVAKAGYDALMAGKSKAIPGGFKNKSYEVLSYVAPQETLAAVMRDKMKQKPEPDENEPKISLAWGIGFGIAVIAGIALTIGYKNTSDFTKAKYKYKAKSAGDTLSDTFSSLLDTVVDSVVDAYQTTKAKAEKVVSKAEDVEEEVAV, from the coding sequence ATGAACACAGGAACAGGAAAAACTGCTCTGATCACCGGTGCCTCTAGTGGCATTGGCCAGGAACTCGCTAAACTGTTTGCTCAGGATGGCTATAACTTAATATTGGTGGCCCGAAGCGACGATAAGTTGGATCGGTTAGCCGATGTGTTTAAAAGCAACTACGGAACCCAGGAGATCACAGTCATTGGTAAAGATCTGGCGACTGAAGACGCTGCACAGGATGTCTACAATCAGGTGAAAGCCAAAGGTCTTGCCGTCGATGTGCTGGTCAACGATGCGGGCGTAGGGTTATACGGTCTCTTTGCGACTGATACAGATTGGGAACGAGAGAAAGCGATGATTCACCTCAACGTTCTGACATTGACGCAGATGACGAAGCTCTTTCTGTACGATATGCTTGCGCGTAATGAGGGAAAAATCCTAAATCTGGCATCTTTACTGTCCATCACGCCTACGCCACTGATGGCCGTTTATGCAGGTACGAAGGCGTATGTCTACAACTTCACCCAGTCGCTCATCAACGAGGTAAAAGATACCCACGTAACCATCACGGCCCTTTTACCAAACGCCACCGATACCGACTTCTTCTTTAAAGCGGGTGCCGAGAATACCAAAGTAACCGACGAGGTGCAAGACCCGGTTATGGTTGCCAAAGCTGGTTACGATGCGCTTATGGCGGGTAAGTCCAAAGCTATTCCGGGTGGATTTAAGAATAAATCGTACGAAGTATTGTCCTATGTAGCGCCACAGGAAACCCTGGCGGCCGTTATGCGCGATAAGATGAAGCAAAAACCAGAGCCCGACGAAAACGAACCTAAAATTTCATTAGCCTGGGGAATTGGTTTCGGTATTGCGGTGATTGCCGGAATCGCCCTAACAATTGGCTACAAGAATACAAGCGATTTCACGAAGGCAAAGTATAAGTACAAAGCGAAATCGGCGGGCGATACATTGTCTGACACGTTCTCGTCACTATTGGATACCGTAGTCGATTCGGTAGTTGATGCCTACCAGACCACGAAGGCCAAAGCAGAGAAGGTTGTGTCGAAAGCAGAAGATGTGGAAGAGGAAGTAGCCGTCTAA
- a CDS encoding DUF937 domain-containing protein — translation MNLFANLTNVLNSDVLSRIATYIDEPTEKTTKAVNGLVYTIIGGLMKRTTSEIGVNQLYNHIQKGRYDGSLTENLPAVLKDAALTNTLITQGNDVISHLLPAMKSSIGSMISGYAGIRNSSSIGLLGLTTTIVLHVLGKQVKDQKLDADGLAASLFSERDAFVNAVPEDFMPQLVEKVGLHQVVAGLAMPARRTTAEPSGRTTTTVTRPTISYEPTDDSDSENETLTKWGVGALIAVALAVGGYYLYQNTQKYSNGEEAIEVTSMADTVQTDTVARSLAVPKDSTAKTAPKPAPAATTPVAATSAVATGGLTQQLAPYLGNAALPKGRIFPLTGITFQPGSLSMTAGAQATVNELATILKTYPQLQIQLVGYANDATGEFTNKSLSFKRVNQIKQQLMASGINFMRIDAIGRGTGVAKGDTSRIPKPTLKKIDLKVVVK, via the coding sequence ATGAATTTATTTGCCAATCTAACGAATGTATTAAACTCGGACGTTCTGTCGCGTATTGCCACATACATCGACGAACCCACCGAAAAAACCACTAAAGCCGTTAACGGGCTTGTCTATACCATTATAGGTGGACTGATGAAACGCACAACCAGCGAAATTGGCGTTAATCAGCTCTACAATCATATACAGAAAGGACGGTATGACGGCAGCCTGACTGAAAATCTGCCGGCTGTATTAAAAGATGCTGCCCTCACGAACACACTCATTACGCAGGGGAATGATGTGATCAGCCATCTGTTACCCGCCATGAAAAGCTCAATTGGCAGCATGATTTCGGGCTATGCCGGTATTCGCAATTCATCGTCCATTGGCCTATTAGGGTTAACAACAACGATCGTACTGCATGTGCTGGGTAAGCAGGTTAAAGATCAGAAATTAGATGCCGACGGACTCGCAGCTTCCTTATTCAGCGAACGTGATGCGTTTGTTAATGCTGTACCAGAGGACTTTATGCCCCAACTCGTCGAAAAAGTAGGATTGCATCAGGTGGTAGCTGGCTTAGCCATGCCCGCTCGTCGAACCACAGCCGAACCGTCGGGACGAACGACAACCACAGTTACTCGCCCCACCATTAGCTACGAGCCTACCGATGACTCTGACTCAGAAAACGAAACCTTAACTAAGTGGGGTGTTGGTGCTTTAATCGCTGTAGCCCTGGCTGTGGGTGGTTATTACCTGTACCAGAACACGCAAAAATATTCGAACGGCGAAGAAGCGATAGAGGTCACATCAATGGCGGATACGGTTCAGACGGATACCGTTGCGCGGTCATTGGCTGTTCCTAAAGATTCAACAGCGAAAACGGCACCAAAACCAGCCCCAGCGGCAACCACGCCAGTTGCAGCTACGTCGGCAGTTGCAACAGGGGGGCTAACGCAGCAACTAGCTCCTTATCTCGGCAATGCGGCTTTACCCAAAGGACGCATATTTCCGTTAACCGGAATAACCTTTCAACCGGGTTCGCTATCCATGACGGCTGGCGCTCAGGCTACTGTCAATGAATTGGCAACGATTCTGAAAACGTATCCTCAGCTACAGATACAACTTGTTGGGTACGCCAATGATGCTACAGGCGAGTTTACTAACAAAAGTTTGTCGTTTAAACGGGTAAATCAGATCAAGCAGCAGTTGATGGCGTCGGGCATTAATTTTATGCGAATCGATGCCATTGGGCGTGGTACAGGAGTGGCTAAAGGAGATACCTCCCGCATTCCGAAACCAACCCTCAAAAAGATTGATTTGAAAGTAGTTGTAAAATAA